One region of Edaphobacter bradus genomic DNA includes:
- a CDS encoding TIM-barrel domain-containing protein, giving the protein MSTQISRRSLAKALAASGTALSMSRLGIGQTTAPELLAAHGWEPVHPGVWRATFGTPEKFTPVASRLVPPQVAAFAKLPRVETAPLPPLTARRMGRGCTLQIPLKAGEQIFGLGLQLLSFAQRGRKRVARVNADPKADSGDSHAPVPFYVTTEGYGVLIDTARYATFYFGNAHPKPTQPVAAVAGASVDPKYSNTSKDASNDFVMVDVPDVSGVDVYLFAGPDMLGAVRRYNVFSGGGFVPPEWGLGFWYRNMAKAGQTDVLAMAREFRDRHIPCDVIGLEPGWQSHAYSCSFVWDKDRFPDPSGFLRAAADQHYKINLWEHAFTHPSSPLFPQLEPYSGNFGVWQGLVPDFVGERARAIFGDYHGKTLIEAGVNGFKLDECDNSDYTHGWSFPECSSFPSGVDGEQMHSVFGLRYQMAIWNEFRKRGRETYGMVRSSGALATPYPFVLYSDLYNHRDYIRALVNSGFSGLLWCPEVRQADSVEDLIRRLQSVVFSSLAQVDCWYMKNPPWKQVDRKLNNADQLIENWEALEARCREIIGWRMQLVPYLTAAFQRYADDGTPPFRALVLDAPQDNRLHTVDDQYMVGDRMMVAPLFAGEPSRKVIMPEGQWHDFWSGEPIKGGSEISVRSSQERIPVYVKSGSIVPWANVGLFAGAPETRRITARVYGDGSLPFSLLGRNGTLRLSWRNKSGIVDGKGSGYNVYAWTVIG; this is encoded by the coding sequence TTGAGCACTCAGATCTCACGTCGCAGTCTTGCCAAAGCGCTTGCAGCCAGCGGGACGGCGCTCAGCATGTCACGCCTGGGTATCGGGCAAACGACGGCACCGGAACTACTCGCCGCGCATGGCTGGGAGCCCGTGCACCCCGGCGTGTGGCGAGCCACCTTTGGTACGCCTGAGAAATTCACGCCGGTCGCCAGTCGCCTCGTACCTCCGCAGGTGGCGGCGTTTGCAAAGCTGCCTCGCGTGGAGACCGCGCCGTTACCGCCTCTCACGGCGAGACGAATGGGACGCGGCTGCACGCTGCAGATACCGTTGAAAGCCGGAGAGCAGATCTTCGGCCTTGGATTGCAGCTCCTTTCCTTCGCGCAACGCGGACGGAAGAGGGTCGCGCGTGTGAACGCAGATCCGAAGGCGGATAGCGGGGATTCTCACGCGCCTGTGCCGTTCTACGTGACGACGGAAGGGTATGGCGTTCTGATCGACACCGCGCGCTACGCGACCTTCTACTTCGGCAATGCACATCCCAAGCCAACGCAGCCCGTGGCGGCCGTAGCAGGGGCAAGCGTCGATCCGAAATATTCAAATACGTCGAAGGATGCCAGCAACGACTTTGTTATGGTGGATGTGCCAGACGTGTCGGGTGTTGATGTCTACTTGTTCGCTGGTCCGGATATGTTGGGTGCGGTGCGTCGATACAACGTCTTTTCCGGCGGGGGCTTTGTGCCTCCGGAGTGGGGGCTGGGCTTCTGGTATCGCAACATGGCCAAGGCGGGCCAGACGGACGTGCTCGCTATGGCGCGTGAATTTCGCGATCGTCACATTCCTTGTGACGTCATTGGCCTGGAGCCAGGCTGGCAATCGCACGCGTACTCCTGCTCATTTGTCTGGGACAAGGACCGTTTCCCTGATCCTTCCGGCTTTCTGCGAGCTGCGGCCGATCAGCATTACAAGATCAACCTCTGGGAGCATGCGTTCACGCATCCCTCGTCTCCACTCTTCCCACAGCTCGAGCCGTACTCAGGAAACTTCGGCGTGTGGCAAGGACTTGTGCCTGACTTCGTCGGCGAGCGCGCCCGAGCCATCTTCGGTGACTATCACGGCAAGACCCTGATCGAAGCCGGAGTGAATGGCTTCAAGCTCGACGAGTGCGATAATTCGGACTACACGCACGGATGGTCGTTCCCGGAGTGCAGCTCGTTTCCGTCGGGTGTGGATGGCGAGCAGATGCACAGCGTCTTCGGTCTGCGCTATCAGATGGCCATCTGGAATGAGTTCCGCAAGCGAGGCCGCGAGACGTACGGCATGGTGCGGTCCAGCGGCGCGTTGGCTACGCCCTACCCGTTTGTGCTCTACAGCGATCTCTACAACCATCGCGATTACATTCGTGCGCTGGTGAATTCCGGATTCAGCGGACTCCTCTGGTGCCCCGAAGTTCGCCAGGCCGACAGCGTGGAGGATCTGATTCGACGTCTGCAGAGTGTCGTGTTCTCGTCGCTGGCGCAGGTCGATTGCTGGTACATGAAGAATCCTCCGTGGAAGCAGGTCGACCGGAAGCTGAACAACGCCGATCAACTGATTGAGAATTGGGAGGCGCTCGAAGCCCGTTGCCGCGAGATCATTGGCTGGCGGATGCAATTGGTACCCTATCTGACGGCGGCTTTTCAACGCTACGCCGATGATGGGACCCCTCCGTTTCGGGCACTGGTGCTGGATGCACCGCAGGATAATCGGCTCCATACGGTGGATGACCAATATATGGTCGGCGACCGGATGATGGTGGCTCCGCTGTTTGCTGGGGAACCAAGCCGGAAGGTCATTATGCCGGAAGGCCAGTGGCACGATTTCTGGAGTGGCGAGCCCATCAAAGGCGGCTCAGAGATATCCGTACGATCTTCGCAGGAACGGATTCCGGTGTACGTGAAGAGCGGCAGCATTGTTCCGTGGGCGAATGTAGGCCTCTTTGCCGGAGCACCGGAAACGAGGCGGATCACTGCTCGTGTTTATGGCGACGGGTCGTTGCCCTTTTCGCTGCTCGGGCGCAATGGCACCCTGCGGCTAAGTTGGCGCAACAAGAGCGGAATCGTCGACGGGAAGGGCAGCGGGTACAACGTGTATGCTTGGACGGTCATAGGCTGA
- a CDS encoding cellulase-like family protein, whose product MNSSSQSRRGFLKSVALAAPTVVGGLSAAGQSRAATSPARSAFAMSATGPASRNYLGKDTRLSIAMWDFSWLMGQYPGGAYEDLERRIAEAAERGYNTLRVDCFPSRILEPESTFPVTGWVPGKNLPRWGELAKDYTCNVRKKVAQLADLCRKHGIWLGLDSWDKAHMFRCTKLASIHTSGAPSNFFGGASETRIPIGEEERAFTAYGEAWVKAIKLMREDGVLERAVWIAPMNEVPHFGGRGIEAIQAIEHKVRNEGETKLETTTAVDAIYRRINHSMVVPIHSEIAKEHIPISYSSLGVENYAARLTDLYDVVDLHCMPEVILDDDDKRAFLQAGHNAPFGSFGDFEKMDLKAYSTAWDHACRKHYPAMLEMVSNYFKTALERTTLASGKRLQSIVTEAFGPCFWPDSPAVNWEWYKRYNADALRVVAAMELTGATLSNYGEPLFELWNDTGWHWAGNNYFRTAPSLGL is encoded by the coding sequence ATGAACTCCTCCTCTCAGTCACGTCGTGGCTTTCTGAAGTCCGTCGCGTTAGCCGCGCCGACCGTCGTTGGCGGTCTATCTGCAGCAGGGCAGTCGCGTGCTGCGACGTCGCCTGCTCGTTCTGCGTTCGCTATGAGCGCGACCGGGCCTGCGTCGAGGAACTATCTCGGTAAGGACACGCGTCTCTCGATCGCGATGTGGGACTTTTCCTGGCTGATGGGGCAGTATCCCGGAGGTGCGTACGAGGATCTCGAGCGGCGCATCGCCGAAGCCGCAGAACGTGGCTACAACACGCTGCGGGTCGATTGCTTTCCTTCACGGATTCTGGAGCCTGAGTCGACATTTCCTGTGACAGGGTGGGTTCCGGGAAAGAACCTGCCCAGGTGGGGTGAGCTCGCAAAAGACTACACCTGCAACGTCCGCAAGAAAGTTGCGCAATTGGCCGATCTTTGTCGAAAGCACGGCATATGGTTGGGCCTGGATTCGTGGGATAAGGCTCATATGTTTCGCTGCACGAAGCTCGCCTCCATTCACACGTCCGGTGCGCCAAGTAACTTCTTCGGCGGTGCGAGCGAGACCAGAATCCCCATCGGGGAAGAAGAGCGCGCCTTTACCGCATACGGCGAGGCCTGGGTCAAAGCGATCAAGCTGATGCGTGAGGATGGAGTGCTGGAGAGGGCGGTATGGATTGCCCCGATGAATGAAGTGCCGCACTTCGGCGGCCGGGGTATCGAGGCGATCCAAGCGATCGAGCACAAGGTGAGAAATGAGGGTGAGACGAAGCTGGAAACCACTACGGCTGTGGATGCGATCTACCGCCGGATCAATCACTCCATGGTCGTCCCAATCCACTCGGAGATCGCCAAGGAGCACATTCCAATTTCGTATTCCTCACTCGGAGTCGAGAACTACGCTGCACGTCTGACCGACCTGTATGACGTGGTCGATCTTCATTGCATGCCGGAAGTGATTCTGGACGACGATGACAAGCGAGCCTTTCTGCAGGCCGGCCACAACGCTCCGTTCGGTTCCTTCGGCGACTTTGAAAAGATGGACCTCAAGGCCTATTCGACGGCGTGGGACCATGCGTGTCGGAAGCACTATCCGGCCATGCTGGAGATGGTGTCCAACTACTTCAAGACGGCGCTCGAGCGCACCACTTTGGCTTCGGGAAAGAGATTGCAGTCGATCGTTACGGAGGCGTTTGGCCCGTGCTTCTGGCCGGACAGTCCCGCCGTGAATTGGGAGTGGTACAAGCGCTACAACGCAGACGCGCTGCGAGTCGTGGCGGCGATGGAACTCACCGGAGCCACGCTCTCCAACTATGGCGAACCGCTTTTCGAGCTATGGAACGATACCGGCTGGCACTGGGCCGGAAACAACTACTTTCGGACGGCGCCCTCACTCGGGCTCTAG
- a CDS encoding cysteine hydrolase family protein codes for MSCIQLNLRHYRAYPQRDFLGHVTETVEIDVDKTAFVLVDVYGLGFSEEDATPHPRSSMDIWTVDQEKKVNVERIKPSLDAARALGLPVIYVSNSAPRIALSKSQFAKQLKRSLDIVFEELCAEDNIDPRQYYYGSSEFLKHSKLLEPREGDYYIRKLYYGGFKDTHLDALLRDLDVKTLVFVGYAADVCLHCTMIDALNLNYEVIFLRDCTLANLELFPQETKGTYGFTERIVMWSEVYVGRSTTSVDFIEACNAAKKESGSVAEETATSRSS; via the coding sequence ATGTCTTGCATTCAATTGAATCTGCGCCACTATCGCGCCTATCCGCAACGAGACTTTTTGGGCCACGTTACCGAAACGGTAGAGATCGATGTCGACAAAACAGCGTTCGTCCTGGTCGACGTCTACGGCCTCGGGTTTTCTGAAGAGGATGCCACGCCTCACCCGCGGTCCTCGATGGACATATGGACCGTGGACCAGGAGAAGAAGGTCAACGTGGAGAGGATCAAGCCTTCGCTGGATGCCGCGAGGGCGTTGGGCCTGCCTGTGATCTATGTGAGTAACAGCGCCCCCCGCATCGCCCTGTCGAAGTCTCAGTTTGCTAAGCAATTGAAGCGCTCGCTGGACATTGTCTTTGAGGAGCTCTGCGCCGAAGACAACATCGATCCGCGCCAATACTACTATGGTTCGTCAGAGTTTCTGAAACATTCCAAACTCTTAGAGCCTCGAGAAGGCGATTATTACATCAGGAAACTCTATTACGGAGGATTTAAGGATACGCATCTCGATGCGTTGCTCCGCGACCTCGATGTAAAGACGTTAGTGTTTGTTGGATATGCCGCTGACGTCTGTCTGCACTGCACCATGATTGACGCGCTCAACCTGAATTACGAAGTGATCTTTCTGCGGGACTGTACGCTGGCGAACCTTGAATTGTTTCCTCAAGAAACGAAAGGCACATATGGATTCACCGAGCGGATTGTGATGTGGAGCGAGGTCTACGTGGGCCGCTCTACGACCTCAGTAGACTTCATTGAAGCCTGCAACGCCGCAAAGAAGGAGAGCGGGTCAGTGGCTGAGGAGACGGCAACTTCGAGGTCATCGTAG
- a CDS encoding GntR family transcriptional regulator: MLTKKKPRNQRELNISLSEQAYQKILDQILRGTLTPGAAVSRRNLAGQFGMSFIPVGAALQRLERDGLVESRPRAGTRVKIPTLDEIRGRFEMREALECQSARLCAERMTFQEQLDLKRAAEHMDTLFSRIAANGADEEMAFVVQQYHTEFHSKIALYARSQPLCAAIESNHVLVFNWLYSTVAGTRAHPKSFHLDLAESICTGDPQVAESAMRAHVRFGIDDVLQAFEPRIQSGWRGKH, from the coding sequence ATGTTGACGAAAAAAAAGCCTCGGAATCAGCGGGAGCTCAATATCAGCCTCTCCGAACAGGCATATCAGAAAATACTGGATCAGATTCTTCGCGGTACGTTGACGCCTGGAGCAGCAGTATCTCGACGGAATCTGGCTGGTCAATTCGGGATGAGCTTCATCCCGGTTGGTGCGGCACTCCAGCGTCTTGAACGGGATGGTCTAGTTGAAAGCCGTCCTCGGGCCGGGACAAGGGTCAAAATCCCGACTCTGGATGAGATTCGGGGTAGGTTTGAGATGAGAGAAGCCCTCGAATGCCAGTCTGCTCGTCTTTGCGCTGAACGCATGACATTTCAGGAACAGCTTGACCTGAAGCGCGCGGCTGAGCATATGGATACGCTGTTTTCACGCATTGCGGCTAACGGTGCCGATGAGGAGATGGCCTTTGTGGTCCAGCAATACCACACCGAGTTCCATAGCAAAATCGCGCTCTATGCACGCTCTCAGCCTCTCTGCGCAGCGATCGAGAGCAATCATGTGCTGGTCTTCAATTGGCTCTACAGCACAGTGGCTGGAACACGCGCCCATCCAAAAAGCTTCCACCTGGATTTAGCCGAATCCATCTGCACAGGAGATCCGCAAGTCGCAGAGTCAGCAATGCGTGCGCATGTGCGCTTTGGTATTGATGACGTGCTGCAGGCATTTGAACCGAGAATTCAGTCTGGATGGCGTGGAAAGCATTGA
- a CDS encoding GH92 family glycosyl hydrolase encodes MHRNFPKVQRRDFLKGGAATAVSVVLSARVLYAPQDAEAATKTQSLHDSVAKVRPLIGTGWRGHTFPGAVAPFGLIQLSPDTSGPPEPRWNARGDYTQWEHDSGYHYPDNVVLGFSHTHLQGVGGSDMGDVLLMPVVEGRNWTWDAGAPEDQAEMQMHALGMNSGWVFNGPVPGYRSFFSAAREESRAGYYSVHLDTPDVRAELTATTRCGMHRYSYRALPTHTRQGVLLDLVHGVGGKVYYAELNIESESRISGKRYTHGWAADKQVYFVMEFSRPIASVQLNVDGKVTSPAVEGKFSGQELKAIFSHAPGSQPLVIRVGLSCTGLEGAAKNLAAEIPDWDFDGVVRQAEQAWAKALSTLDAELPHPSLTETFYTGAYHGLVAPATFNDVDGAYRGQDHQNHPNPGFTRYTTLSIWDIYRGEFPFITLMQPHRTNDIIRTLLVDYEQLGLRSLPMWTLWGNETWSMRPGFHAAAMIVAAYTRGFRDFDIEAAYTAIRDSALIGPVGKDSGDMRAQFRECGYYPMRSHGSASVSLTLDLSYDYWCAGAMAELLGKHDDAAMFYKLGQSYKNVFDPTTGFMRGKSEDGKWREPFRPDQELDDYVEADAWQATFAVPHDVQGLIDLFGGDAAFIAKLDALFTSPSYVYDARPDVTGMVGQDAQGNEPSNHHPYLFSFAGAPWKTQYWVRKVAALYNNTPAGIPGNDDCGQLSSWFVFAALGFYPINAATGVYVIGSPLVNRVTLQNTTAGTRFNIVAENNSAENVYIENAQLNGKPLTRSWLTHTDIVAGGELRFRMSSKPNKEWATAASDRPPSGLLKR; translated from the coding sequence ATGCATCGGAATTTTCCCAAAGTCCAGAGACGCGACTTTCTAAAAGGTGGCGCAGCGACGGCGGTCAGTGTCGTCCTCTCTGCTCGCGTTCTATATGCGCCACAGGATGCTGAGGCTGCAACCAAGACGCAGTCCCTTCACGATTCCGTGGCTAAGGTCCGCCCATTGATTGGTACCGGATGGCGCGGACATACCTTTCCCGGGGCCGTAGCTCCCTTCGGATTGATACAGCTAAGTCCCGACACCTCCGGCCCGCCGGAACCACGATGGAACGCACGTGGCGATTACACACAATGGGAGCACGATTCCGGCTACCACTACCCTGACAATGTCGTGCTGGGCTTCAGCCATACTCATCTTCAAGGTGTCGGCGGCAGCGATATGGGTGATGTCCTGCTAATGCCTGTTGTTGAGGGCAGAAACTGGACCTGGGATGCTGGTGCTCCTGAAGATCAGGCCGAGATGCAGATGCATGCCCTCGGCATGAACTCGGGCTGGGTGTTCAACGGCCCTGTACCGGGATATCGTTCCTTCTTTTCCGCTGCGCGGGAAGAAAGCAGGGCTGGTTATTACAGCGTGCACCTCGATACGCCGGATGTACGCGCAGAACTGACTGCGACCACACGCTGCGGCATGCACCGCTACAGTTATCGCGCTTTGCCCACCCACACTCGCCAGGGAGTGCTTCTGGATCTGGTTCACGGCGTGGGCGGCAAGGTCTACTACGCAGAGCTGAATATCGAGAGCGAGTCGCGCATCAGCGGCAAGCGCTACACCCACGGATGGGCTGCGGACAAACAGGTCTACTTCGTGATGGAGTTTTCACGTCCCATCGCATCGGTCCAACTCAATGTGGACGGGAAGGTCACTTCCCCTGCGGTTGAAGGCAAGTTCTCTGGCCAGGAACTTAAGGCCATCTTCAGCCATGCACCAGGCTCGCAACCTCTGGTCATTCGTGTGGGCCTGTCTTGTACAGGTCTCGAGGGCGCTGCGAAAAACCTGGCTGCCGAAATCCCTGATTGGGACTTCGACGGCGTGGTGCGACAGGCCGAACAGGCCTGGGCCAAGGCGTTGAGTACCCTTGATGCGGAGCTTCCACACCCGTCTCTCACCGAAACCTTCTACACCGGCGCCTACCATGGCCTCGTTGCGCCTGCCACGTTCAACGATGTGGATGGTGCCTATCGCGGCCAGGATCATCAGAACCATCCCAATCCTGGCTTTACGCGGTACACCACTCTCTCCATCTGGGATATCTACCGCGGTGAATTCCCGTTCATTACGCTGATGCAGCCCCACCGCACCAACGACATCATTCGTACGCTGTTAGTCGACTACGAACAGCTTGGCCTTCGTTCGCTGCCTATGTGGACATTGTGGGGCAACGAAACTTGGAGCATGAGGCCCGGGTTCCATGCGGCGGCGATGATCGTTGCAGCATATACTCGCGGGTTCCGTGACTTCGACATCGAAGCCGCTTACACGGCGATTCGCGATTCGGCACTTATCGGGCCAGTCGGCAAAGATAGTGGCGACATGCGCGCACAATTTCGCGAGTGCGGCTACTATCCCATGCGGTCACATGGATCGGCATCCGTTTCACTCACGCTGGATCTGTCGTACGACTACTGGTGCGCAGGGGCCATGGCCGAACTGCTGGGCAAACACGATGACGCCGCGATGTTCTACAAACTGGGCCAGAGCTACAAGAACGTCTTTGATCCTACGACAGGGTTCATGAGGGGTAAATCGGAAGATGGGAAGTGGCGCGAGCCCTTCCGCCCTGACCAAGAACTCGACGACTACGTGGAAGCGGACGCCTGGCAAGCTACCTTCGCCGTTCCGCATGACGTTCAGGGTCTCATCGACCTGTTTGGTGGCGACGCCGCGTTTATTGCTAAGCTGGACGCCCTCTTTACGTCGCCGTCGTATGTCTACGACGCTCGTCCGGACGTTACCGGCATGGTGGGTCAGGATGCTCAGGGCAACGAGCCGAGCAATCATCACCCTTATCTCTTCAGCTTTGCAGGCGCTCCTTGGAAGACCCAGTATTGGGTGCGTAAAGTGGCTGCCCTATACAACAACACACCCGCGGGAATTCCTGGCAATGACGACTGCGGTCAGTTATCGAGCTGGTTCGTTTTCGCTGCGCTTGGTTTCTACCCCATCAATGCAGCCACGGGAGTGTATGTCATCGGGAGCCCGCTCGTGAATCGGGTCACGCTGCAGAATACGACCGCCGGAACACGCTTCAACATCGTGGCCGAGAATAACTCTGCCGAAAATGTCTACATCGAAAATGCGCAACTGAACGGCAAGCCACTGACCCGTTCCTGGCTGACGCACACAGACATCGTGGCCGGTGGTGAGCTGCGTTTTCGCATGAGCAGCAAGCCCAATAAAGAATGGGCCACGGCAGCGTCTGATCGTCCACCATCTGGCTTGCTAAAACGATGA
- a CDS encoding DUF5107 domain-containing protein yields the protein MFLEKRVYQGSSGRVYPLPFIDRIASEPVDRQWDAIHIENEYLRLMVLPEVGGRIHIGYDKVSGYDFFYRQNVIKPALVGLAGPWISGGVEFNWPQHHRPATFMPVETEIEYATGGDVTIWCSDHDPMLRMKGMHGVCLRPGRAALELKVRLYNRTQFTHTFLWWANVATRVHEQYQSFFPTDVRYVADHAKRAVTSIPLSDRPYYGTDYPARAKDGVPAEELPGSFRPDGSYAANDLSWYANIPVPTSYMITGTSQDFFGGYDHRAQAGVVHVADHHIAPGKKQWTWGNHEFGYAWDRNLTDSDGPYIELMAGVYTDNQPDFSYLAPWETKTFTQNWYPIRRTGIPQMANTEAAIHLKVECGAVHVAVGVTRDCERAEVQLLRGGELLQSWPTALRVSETFMQTVLLNQESALVEFSVKIVACGATVLEYVPANILPAAAPEVAQEPLPPEQIESVEELYLTGLHLEQYRHATRQPELYWREALVRDPGETRCLNALGRWHLGRGEMAEAVAHFRQAIQRLTRLNPNPYDGEPLYYLGITLRYLNQHKEAYDALFKATWNAAWRGPAYFAIAEIDASRCEWSKAEAHLRQSLRAETDNLNARNLLAYVLQQMGRNGEAAEEKQLVFALDPLDIGARWSCGHMPTDGQMLLDLALDLIRCGRNAEAQGLLQAADLRTVDGATPMILLVLADLQATTGKGDANETLNRVNAISHDLSFPSRIEEMLVLQRTIERSTHHALASYLLGNWLYDRRRHIEAIEAWESAATAEPGWPTVWRNLGIAYFNIQHDPDAAVRAFDRAFANEPTDGRVLYERDQLWKRIGRSPEARVAELSAHRTLIGTRDDLGVELATLYNDLGRPDDALRLLLHRRFQPWEGGEGLVLGQFVRAELLLGRRAMDASSHVEALEHFESALKPPHNLSEAKHLLSNQSDVYFWLGRACEALERKEDAAGWYEKAVRQRGDFQQMSVRRISDMTLWSGLALQRLGRGDQASRLFMEVSSFAETLDSTPPKIDYFATSLPTMLLFEDDLAKATHTDAAFLKAQALFGLGAVSEADELLHFILEQDANHAGARDLLSMQHLLCEKTGRH from the coding sequence ATGTTTCTCGAGAAGCGCGTCTATCAGGGCTCGAGCGGACGCGTGTATCCGCTGCCATTCATCGACCGCATCGCATCCGAACCTGTAGATCGCCAATGGGACGCAATTCATATTGAGAATGAGTACCTTCGGCTGATGGTTCTGCCGGAAGTCGGCGGCCGCATTCATATCGGCTACGACAAGGTGAGTGGCTACGACTTCTTCTACAGGCAGAACGTGATCAAACCGGCACTTGTCGGTCTGGCAGGTCCCTGGATCTCCGGCGGAGTGGAGTTCAACTGGCCCCAACATCATCGACCCGCGACGTTCATGCCCGTCGAGACGGAAATTGAGTATGCGACGGGTGGGGACGTCACCATCTGGTGTAGCGACCACGATCCCATGCTGCGTATGAAAGGCATGCATGGAGTCTGTCTTCGTCCTGGCCGCGCTGCGCTTGAGCTCAAAGTGCGGCTCTACAACCGCACGCAGTTCACCCATACCTTCCTGTGGTGGGCGAATGTTGCGACTCGTGTTCATGAGCAATATCAGTCGTTCTTTCCGACGGATGTCCGTTATGTCGCGGACCACGCGAAGCGTGCTGTCACCTCGATTCCGTTGAGCGACCGCCCCTACTATGGCACCGACTATCCGGCACGTGCGAAAGACGGCGTGCCTGCAGAAGAGCTGCCCGGAAGCTTCCGCCCGGATGGCTCCTATGCAGCCAATGACCTAAGTTGGTACGCGAACATTCCTGTCCCGACAAGCTACATGATTACCGGAACCTCGCAAGACTTTTTCGGTGGCTACGATCACCGCGCGCAGGCAGGAGTTGTACATGTGGCTGACCATCACATTGCGCCTGGCAAGAAGCAGTGGACCTGGGGCAATCATGAGTTCGGTTACGCGTGGGACCGCAACCTCACGGATTCTGATGGGCCTTATATCGAGCTGATGGCAGGTGTGTACACGGATAATCAGCCGGATTTTTCATATCTGGCTCCGTGGGAAACAAAGACGTTTACGCAGAATTGGTACCCCATCCGGCGTACAGGCATACCCCAGATGGCGAACACGGAAGCTGCGATTCACCTGAAGGTCGAATGTGGCGCAGTGCATGTTGCGGTTGGCGTGACGCGTGACTGTGAACGTGCCGAAGTGCAGCTCCTGCGCGGTGGAGAACTCCTCCAGAGCTGGCCGACAGCCCTCCGCGTGAGCGAGACATTTATGCAGACCGTTTTGCTCAATCAGGAGTCGGCGCTCGTGGAGTTTTCGGTGAAAATTGTCGCGTGCGGCGCTACCGTACTCGAATATGTGCCTGCGAACATCCTTCCCGCAGCAGCACCTGAGGTCGCTCAGGAGCCACTTCCGCCTGAGCAAATCGAATCGGTCGAGGAACTCTACCTTACGGGGCTGCACCTTGAGCAGTACCGCCACGCGACCAGGCAGCCAGAACTCTACTGGCGGGAGGCGCTGGTTCGCGATCCCGGTGAAACGCGGTGCCTGAACGCTCTCGGGCGTTGGCATCTCGGCCGGGGGGAGATGGCAGAAGCGGTTGCGCACTTCCGCCAAGCGATCCAAAGGCTAACGCGCCTCAATCCGAATCCGTATGACGGGGAGCCCCTCTATTACCTTGGCATCACGCTTCGCTACCTGAACCAGCACAAGGAGGCCTACGACGCTCTTTTCAAGGCGACGTGGAATGCAGCGTGGCGCGGACCGGCCTACTTCGCGATCGCGGAGATCGATGCTTCGCGATGCGAGTGGTCCAAGGCTGAAGCTCATCTGCGGCAATCGTTGCGTGCGGAGACCGACAACCTTAATGCCCGCAACCTGCTTGCCTACGTGCTTCAACAAATGGGTCGCAACGGAGAAGCCGCTGAGGAGAAACAACTCGTCTTTGCGCTCGATCCGCTGGACATAGGCGCCCGCTGGAGCTGTGGTCACATGCCGACGGACGGGCAGATGCTCCTGGATCTTGCCCTCGATCTAATTCGTTGCGGACGGAATGCAGAGGCGCAAGGTCTCTTGCAAGCGGCGGATTTGCGGACGGTTGATGGCGCTACGCCGATGATCCTCCTTGTCCTTGCGGATTTGCAGGCAACGACAGGTAAGGGGGATGCCAACGAAACACTGAATCGTGTCAATGCCATATCGCATGACTTGTCATTCCCGAGCCGTATCGAAGAAATGCTGGTGTTGCAGCGGACGATCGAACGGTCTACCCATCATGCGCTCGCCTCGTACCTTCTCGGCAACTGGCTGTATGACCGCCGGCGGCACATCGAAGCAATCGAAGCATGGGAATCGGCTGCCACGGCTGAGCCTGGCTGGCCCACCGTCTGGCGCAACCTGGGGATCGCCTACTTCAATATCCAGCACGACCCGGACGCTGCCGTCCGTGCGTTTGATCGAGCGTTTGCGAACGAACCGACGGATGGGCGAGTGCTTTATGAGCGTGATCAGCTATGGAAACGCATCGGACGTTCTCCCGAAGCCCGGGTCGCGGAGTTATCGGCGCATCGCACCCTTATCGGCACACGCGATGATCTGGGGGTCGAACTCGCCACCCTATACAACGACCTGGGACGACCGGACGACGCACTACGGTTACTGCTCCATCGGAGGTTCCAACCTTGGGAAGGTGGTGAGGGGCTTGTGCTTGGACAGTTTGTTCGTGCCGAACTGCTGCTCGGGCGACGCGCCATGGATGCGTCTTCGCACGTTGAGGCACTCGAACACTTTGAGTCTGCACTCAAGCCGCCGCACAACCTCAGCGAGGCGAAGCATCTGCTTAGCAACCAGAGCGATGTCTACTTTTGGTTAGGACGAGCCTGCGAGGCTTTAGAGCGCAAGGAGGACGCAGCCGGATGGTATGAGAAGGCGGTTCGCCAACGGGGAGACTTTCAGCAGATGAGTGTGCGTCGGATCTCCGACATGACATTGTGGAGCGGGCTTGCGTTGCAGCGGCTGGGCAGAGGCGATCAGGCGTCCCGGTTGTTTATGGAGGTTAGTTCGTTCGCAGAAACGCTCGATAGCACGCCGCCCAAGATTGACTACTTCGCTACATCCTTACCAACGATGCTTCTATTCGAAGATGATCTCGCGAAAGCAACGCATACCGATGCGGCATTCCTCAAGGCGCAGGCACTATTCGGGTTGGGTGCGGTGAGCGAGGCAGACGAACTGTTGCATTTCATTCTGGAGCAGGATGCGAACCATGCTGGCGCACGGGATCTCCTCTCAATGCAACACCTGCTTTGCGAAAAGACGGGAAGACACTAA